The segment GATCAAAATTATCTTGTTCGTTGTTCAAtcgtttaatgttttattttgtagaTCTTCGCAGCCGGGGACCGATCGCAGCTACCGGCACTCCTACCGGAAGCCGAGCAGTACGAAACGGTTCAGCTTTCGCCGTCCCAGTTTCTGCTGCCGGGTCTGATCGACTGCCACATCCACGCGCCACAAGTTCCAAACATTGGTCTAGGGCTGGATAAGCCTTTGCTGGAATGGCTAGATTCCTACACATTCCCCCTGGAATCGAACTATCGTGATGCTAACTTTGCCGGACCCGTTTATGAATACGTGGTGGTAAGTAACCGCTGTCGAAGCTCGGTTACCGACCGGAGTCCAATGGAAAATAATTCTCCCTTTTCTTTTAGAACACTACCATTGCCAATGGTACGACGACCGCGTGTTACTTCGCGTCGATCTTTACCGAGACCAATAAGATTTTGGTGGATGAGATGCTGAAACAAGGCCAGCGAGGTTTCGTTGGAAAGGTATCATCGAACCGGATGTGTCCCGACTTTTACATGTACGTGAGTGATTTGCTATCCCATCGTTAACGGACTGGCTGACTAATTGTGTGCACCCTCCCCTTCTAGCGAATCTGATACTAAAGCGTCGCTAAAAGCCAACGTAGAATTCATACGCTACGTGCTGGCTAAGAAGAGTGATCTTGTGCGCCCGATAGTGACTCCGCGATTCGCCATAACCTGTGACGATGTTCTTCTTCGTGAGCTGGCGCAACTGGCCCGGGAATACGATCTGCCCGTGCAAACGCACGTTTCGGAA is part of the Anopheles cruzii unplaced genomic scaffold, idAnoCruzAS_RS32_06 scaffold05138_ctg1, whole genome shotgun sequence genome and harbors:
- the LOC128277262 gene encoding guanine deaminase-like; this translates as IFAAGDRSQLPALLPEAEQYETVQLSPSQFLLPGLIDCHIHAPQVPNIGLGLDKPLLEWLDSYTFPLESNYRDANFAGPVYEYVVNTTIANGTTTACYFASIFTETNKILVDEMLKQGQRGFVGKVSSNRMCPDFYIESDTKASLKANVEFIRYVLAKKSDLVRPIVTPRFAITCDDVLLRELAQLAREYDLPVQTHVSENLGEVATVKQQFPEAPNYVGVYDATGLLTNRTVLAHGVHLEDAELLVLADRGTSIAHCPSSNTNLGSGFCDVRRLLAARIKVGLGTDVSGGSE